A segment of the Chitinivibrio alkaliphilus ACht1 genome:
GTGCCCCGTACTGATCCAGCATTGCTTGATTCACCCGTGTCATCTTTTGGCGATCCAGTACATATTCGATCATTTTCTTTTTGTCTGTTTTTTCGTTCCATTCAATGGGTTCATCGAGCATGCACATAAAAAATCCGTGCAGGGACTGATTGAAGAACATATCAATCTGCTGTTTGTCCGAAAGAAGCTGTCTTTCAGATAGTACCTTCTCCGTCACATCACGGGCTGCGGCATAAATAACATTTCCTTTCGGATGTGAACGCCACTCGATAAAGCGGTAGGAACCGTCCTTGCATTTATATCTATTGGTAAATTCCAGCACATCGTCGCCCTTGCCAAGCTTTGCCATGGCGCCCAGGGTGGCGTCCATATCGTCAGGGTGAACAAATTCCAGGAATTTTCTGTTATTCAGCTCCTCTGTGGAATAGCCAAGTATGCGGCTCCATGCCTCATTGGTCTTGATGAAATTTCCTTCTATATCGGCAATACAGAGCAGATCAAGATTGACCGAAAAGAATGCTTCCAATTCTTCTGTCTGTTTTTTACTGGCTGTAACATCTCTCTGAACTCCTACAAAGGAGATGATTTTCCCAGATTCATCCGTGATTGGCTGTACCTTGTACTCACAATGGAAAAGACCACCATCTTTTCGACGGTTTATTGATGTACTCTCATACACCTTCCCGGATGATACCGTCTCATAGAGTTCCTGCTGTATCTTCTGTGACATGGCTTCGGCATTAAATATATCCGGACTTTTTCCTATGAGCTCTTCCGGTGTGTATCCATAGAGCTTTTCGGCGGCACTGTTTATGTAGGTTATTTTGAACTGCGTATCGGTAACAACAATTGAATCATTCACATTTTCAACAATTGTGCTTTTAAATCTCAGGTTTTCTTCTTTTTGTTTACTGGCCGTAATATCAATAAACATGGTCGTAAAAAAGAGCTTTTCCGTGGAATAGACATGCACCCGGTACCATTTATTCAGAGGCTCACTGTACTGCTCAAACTCCTTTTCTCCACCATTAAGGGCGACCTCTCCATAATAAGAAATCCAGTCAAACTCAGCTTTTTCGATGCCGGGAATGGCATCAGTGACCGTTTCCCCTATTATGGCATCAGCCTTGACCCCCGTGAGTTTTTCAAAGGTGCCATTGACTTCCAAAAATTCATAGTCAACGGGTGTTCCGCTCTCATCAAGAAGAATACGGTGGTGGGCATAGCCCATGATGGGGCTGTTTAGAATTGGGTTGTTTTCCATTTGTATTCTCCTCTCATTTACTGTCGGTACACATCATACCATGATTGCATTGCTGGTGAAACAAATCATCTTTTGGGGATATATTTGAGAACGCCGTAGTGCCTCATGTTGCACGGAAATGTCCGCCCTATGTATGGAAATGCATCATATCTCATGGGCGACTTCCTCGAATAGAGACCAGTATCTCCACCAACTCCTCTTTCCGAAATGGTTTGCTCAAAAAACCACTCACACCCTGTTTTTTCAGCTCTGCCATGTCCTCATTTTTGGCAAAACCAGATGAAATAATGATGGGGATATCCGGGCGAATCTTGCGTAGTTTATAGAAGGCTTCGCGGCCCCCCATGGTTGGCATTATCATATCAAGGATCACAACATCGATCTCGTGTTGTGCTTCCCGAAAGGTTTGGACCGCTTCTTCACCATTGGTGGCACAGATTACTCCATACCCGATACTGCGAAGGTGTGAGGTTGCGACAACACGAATGAGCTCCTCATCATCCACCACAAGCACAGTCTGTCCAGAGGCATCGGTGAGATCTTTCTGTTCAATGGTTCTGCGAACGGTCTCGCCGGTTACCGGCAGATAGATATGAAAGACCGTGCCCGTTCCCACTTCAGAATAGACCGTTACAACGCCCTGGTGTTCCTGTACGGTGCCAAACACCGCGGAAAGCCCCAGACCAGTCCCCTTGCCGGAATCCTTGGTGGTAAAAAAGGGCTCAAAGATACGTGCCTGCACCTCTGATGACATACCACACCCCGTATCGCTTACAGATATGTCAAGATATTCACCGGGGGTAATATCGAAGGGGGAGACCTCACAATACTCTTCATCGAGAATGAGGTTTTCCAGTGTAAATGTCAGAGTTCCTCCCTCGGGCATGGCATGAGATGCGTTTATTCCAAGATTTACAAAGACATTTTGGAGGAGCGCATCATCACCGATCACGGATGTTTGCAGAGCACTGTTTTCGACAGATACTGTAATGCTTTTATCAATGGTGTGCCGGAGAAGCTCAACTGTTTCCTCCACAATGTGAGCACAGTTTACCGCACTGCTTACTTTTGCACCTGTGCGGGAGAACGTAAGCAGCTTCTTTGTCAATCTACCGGCTCTGTCTGCGGCAGTTATAATCATATCAATTAATTCATCATGCTTTTCGGGAGAGTTTTTTCCACTTTTGAGCAGTTCTGCAGCCCCCAGAATTCCGCCAAGGGCATTGTTGAAATCGTGAGCCACTCCTCCCGCAAGCTGCCCCACGGCATCCATTTTTTGAGATTGGTGGAGTTCTTCGGTGAGTTTAGCCTGTTTTTCGTCATCCCTGTGTTTCTGTGTCATATCAATATGGGTTCCTACAGTGAGATCAGAGGGAGTGCCATCATCATTTCTCAGTGTCTGCCCACGAGACCAGATCCAGACGTCACTGCCGTCTTTATGTATCATGCGAAAGTAGTTTTCATACATTCCCTGTGAACCGCCACTGAGGTAATCGGCAAAATGACCGGATGCCCGGTCCCGGTCATCGGGATGAAGCAACTCAACCCATACCTCCTTGATATTCTCAGAACCATCCATCGAAAATTCCTCAGGATCATATCCCAGCATAGTGAAGTATTCAGGACTGCACCAGAGGTAATTTGAATCCCTGTGATACTCCCACGCTCCGGTGTTTGAAACGGATATGATAGATCGGAAGCGTTTCTCACTATTAATCAAGGCAAACTCAGCTTGTTTTCGCTCAGTAATATCCAATAATATACCCTGAAATTCCATAATGGTACCATCAGAACCACGAATCACCGTGGTGCGATCTTCAATCCAATGTATTGATCCATCTTTTCCAATGATGCGATACTCTTGATGATACGTATCGATATTTCGGGATGTATAATTTTCAATCTCTCGATTCATTTGTTCTAAATCATCAGGGTGCACTATTGAAGCATGCTGCACCCGTCCACTTAAAAAGTCATCGGGGGAATAGCCAAACTGGATAATGTTTCCTGAAACCATACTCACTGGCCAGCCCTCTTCATTTCTCCACGTAACAGAAATAACCTTACTATTTTCAACAACCAAATGAGCCTGTTTGAGTTCTTGCACTGTCGCAGTATTCAATTCGTGCAATTTCACCTGTCGTTCATTGTACTCCATGAGTATCACCGCGCTTATGGAACTCACGACAAAAAATACAAGAGCTGCAACCACAGAATCCGGGGAGTACAATGTGTTGGCAATAAACGGAAATGTTCCTGTTACGAAAATAGAGATACAGAGTACATAGATGCACCAAAACAGCGTCCCAGCGCCAAAACAGAGTGCCAGTGTTTTTCCCTTACGGTGAGCCCAAGAAATAGGGGGAAGACCGAATACACGCCGTACCATATTTGTTTTATGCAGTGCAACAACAGCCATAATAATGGCAAATATATTGATAGGCCCCTTTGTGGAAATGGCTTTCAATGCTCCTTGTGAAATGGAGGTCGAAGCATCGGGATACCAGATTGGAGGATTCAAAGCCAGCAAGGGGGGGTAGGTGAAATAGATACACAGTCCCCAACAAAGAGCATAGAGTAGGCTCACTAAGAGTATGTGATTCCACCACCCGGGATTTCGCCTTCGCATTTCCGCGAAATACCCCATATACACATAGAGGAGTATGTACAACACAACTGATGCGATATTGGCATACCCATTTCCAGGCCAGAGCAGAAATGGGAAGAATCCACCGAGCCCCAGGAGACCACTGAGTAAGCCGTAACGTGCCCCATACAGTAGTGCTACGAGAAGAGGAAGTGCAAACCCCCAATGAAGGGTGATGCGTGTGTTTTCCATGATCACATCAAAACGCAGTCCTGAAACCCACAACCCCACAAAGCCAAAAATAATTGCAGTCCAAAATTTTCTATCTACCTTCATAGAATCTCCCCTAAACGTAGCATGTGCGGTGCTCATGACGTATGTACCCCTTCGCCCAACATCTCCGCCAGCTCCTCTGTATGTACAGCCTTTGCCACGGTGTCATTATTCATCTCCTGTGATTATGGGAACCTGTACGATGGAAAGATAGAGCCCAAGCTGTCTGATGGCCTTCACAAAGGCATCATATTCCACGGGCTTGGTGATATAACTGTTACAGCCCATTTCGTGACAATGGGCCACCTCACGTGGATCGTCGGTGGTGGTAATCATGATTACCGGTATTTTACAGAGCTCATGATCATTCTTAATTTTTTCGAGCACCTCGGTGCCGTCCATTTTGGGCATGCGTATGTCAAGCAGGAGTACGTAGGATGTATTTTGTTCCCGGTGGGGCCCCTCACCTTGTCTGAAGAGAAAGTCATGCACCTCCTGCCCGTCTTTGAAATGTATGACCGGGTTGGCAATACCTGCCCGGGAAAGGTTTTTACGAATGAGCTGCGCATGTCCCGCATCGTCCTCGGCTATGAGGATACGTACTTCTTTTTTCATCGGTGTTGCTCCTTGTAAAGAGTTCATTGGGGTCCCCTTCATTCTATATATTTGCGTTTTATGGTGTCGTTGTAGCGCGGGGAAGAACTACGGTGAATTCACTGCCCGTTCCCACTTCTGAATGTACCCGTATTTCTCCCTTGAGTCGTGTAAGCATCTGCTGTACCAGGGTGAGTCCGAGGCCCTCACCGTCTGAAGTCTCTGGTGAAAGCCGGTGAAAAAGCTCGAAGATATGCGTACGATGATTCTCGGCAATACCGATGCCGGTGTCAGCAATCCGGTATTTCACCGTGTGTTCTTCAACTTCACCATCTATGGTTATTTTCAGTGGCCGATGGGGATCACGGTACTTGATGGCGTTGTCGATGAGATTGGAAAATACCTGGGTGAGCTGTACGGCATCACCGCGGCAGGGGGGCAGTTTCTGTATGTATAGTGTAATGTCTGCTTCTTGTATGACAAAGGCAAAGGATTCCCGTAGCCGTGCGAGACAGGTGTTCATATCTACATCCTCAATTTTCAGAGCGGCCCGTCCCAGGCGCGAGAGACGAAGAATGCCTTTAAGGAGTGTATCCATTTGTGCGGCGCTGGTACGGATATGTTCGATAGAATTTTCCATGTTAGAAAATTCTCTTCGCAGGGCTGCTTCCAGGGGGGCTCTTTCTGTGGTGCTCTCCAGTACTGCTGTGATATCTTCCATAGAGTAGGCTATCTCACGGCTGAACCCATCCACATTCACCAAGGGTGAACGCAGGTCGTGGGAGGCGATATATAAGAGCTGCTCAAGTTCTTTGTTCTTTGCAGCTATGAGGGATTGATATTCTTTTGCTTCACTGATGTCAGAGGTTATGGTGGCAAAACGGTTTTTGTCGGGTGATACCACCGAGATGGCGAAGTGCTTGTCCATGGGAGCGAAATAGGTTTCGTAGTGGTATGGCTCGCCGGTGATGCCTACGCCGGCAAACTCTGTTAGGTAAGGCGCTTCGGGCGTAACGTACACCTCGGTTGCCAATTTTCCCACGGCATCCTCCCGTGGTATACCGGTGATGCGCGTGAAAGCGTCGTTGCAGTCGGTGATGCGGTAGTTCACCGGCGTGCCGGCTTCGTCAAAGACCAGCTCGTGGAGTACAACCATTTCGGTCATGGAGGAAAAGAGGGCAGAAAGCTTTGCTTCGCTTTCTTCCAAGGCCTCTCTTGCCTGTTTTTGCTCAGTAATATCCCGTACAACTGCCATAATTCTATCTTCTCCGGCAATCGTAACAAGTTTAAGCACATTCTCTGAATAGAAAAGTTCTCCGTTCTTCTTTCTGTTTTGCCATTCAAAGACTACGGGGGCCCCCTGCGCAGCTTTCTCTATCAAGGAAGATATGCGTTCGCTGGAATAGATTTCCTTTGGTGCCGAAAGATCCGTCACAGTGAGGTGAGAAATCTCCCGCCGTTCATACCCATACATGCGTAACATGGTATTATTGACATCTACAATTTCTCCGGTGCTAATGTCATGAATAAAGAGGGCATCGGAGATGTTGTCAAATATTTCCTTATAGGTTTGCTTTGCCAGGAGTATTTCCTGCTCATAGGTTTTGTTTTTCGTGATGTCCAGGGAGTATTCAATAACCTGGACAACTTCTCCATGGGTATCGAATACCGGGAAGGCATGGATCTCAACATACTGAGGAGCGCCAGTTTTGGTAAAATGGGTATGTTCTACGGTGAAACGGTCTTTTCTCTTGAGCACCTCCGCAAGAGGACAGGGGTCCTCTTTTCCCGTACAGGGGGTGTCTTGGTTATGAGAGATAGAAAAACAGGTGTGGCCCACAGCAGCAGTACCACCATAGGCGGTATTTGCCATGGCAATGGTGTGGTCTGCCACATTAATTACAGCAAGGGGATGGGTAATGGAATTAATAATGGTGTGTAAGAAGGTGTTTTTTTATGCAATTCTTCCTTTGCTCTTTTTTGATCCGTCACATCACGGGCTGCGGCATAAATAACATTTCCTTTCGGATGTGCACGCCACTCGATAAAGCGGTAGGAACCGTCCTTGCATTTATATCTATTGGTAAATTCCAGCACATCGTCGCCCTTGCCAAGCTTTGCCATGGCGCCCAGGGTGGCGTCCATATCGTCAGGGTGAACAAATTCCAGGAATTTTCTGTTATTCAGCTCCTCTGTGGAATAGCCAAGTATGCGGCTCCATGCCTCATTGGTCTTGATGAAATTACCTTCCATATCGGCAATGCAGAGCAGATCAAGATTGACCGAAAAGAACGATTCAAGTTCATCTGTGGTACTTTTGAGTTGTTTCATGCTTCTGCGCAGGCGGAATACGAGAAGGAGTAAAACCAGACTGATACCTGCCGCAAAAGTCATAAATATCCACGTTCGGCGAATGAGACTTTGTGTAAGGGCTGCTTGTTGAGACATATCTACAAAGGCGCCAACCAAGCCGGCAACATCGCCGTCTATATCATGAAACACCTTCTTTCCGAAAATGACGGGACGATTCTCCCCCTCTGCATCGCGTACGGTGGATTCATATATTTGATGTGCAGGTTCATCCATAAGGTCAAGGTCTGCTTGATGATACTGCTGTGCCATTTCACCTGGCCAGAGGTCGAAGACTGTTTTTCCCACTAATTCCTCGGAAGATACTCCTGTTATTTCACTGAAATAGTCGTTGCTGCCAAGATAGCGACCGTGGCGATCTTTATAGAAAACTGCAACCGGAATGGCTCTGAGAAGGGCATCCTGGAACTGCTGCTGGCGGAGGATTTCCTGCTTTGCTTCTTTTCTTGCAGTAATATCCAAAGCAGTGAAGACTACCCCCTCACTCAGATCATTAGGATTTAGGGGGGTGGATGAAAGAATGATATTTCTAATTTTACCATCTTTTCTCTGCCAGCGGGTCTCCACTCTTCCGGTCCCTTTTTCGGCAATCTGGCGGTATTTCTCTGTTCCAACATACTCGGATTCCTCTTGAGTTGGGTAGAGCATCCGGGCACTCTGCCCAAGAATTTCTGACTCCTCATACCCCGTAAGATCGAGGATATACTCGTTGACCATGACCATAACTCGATTCTCAACCATGCCGATACCGGCAGGAGCAGTTTCCATGATTGTCTGAAGCATTTTCGGAGTATGTTGCATCTTAGAAGTATTTTCTCCGTGCACCGGCAGTGATGTGCTGATAAAAGCACAGAGAGTTATCACAAGGGAGGCCACATTTATGTGTACTGGTTTTTGTATCCTTACAAGGTGATGGCGGAAGGGTATTGCTCTCTGTACTGCTGCGTCACAGTTGGTGCTCCATTTTGTTATCTGTGTATGCAATCGCGGTATTTTCATCTCGGTCCTCCATGAATTGTTGTGAGGATTTTTGCAAGCTCTGTTTGTTGAAAGGGCTTATGGAGTACCCCCTGCACCCCCTGTTTTTTCAGTTCTGACACATCTGCTTGGTTGAAAACCCCTGAGGCTATACCAATAGGAGTATGAGGGCTGATCTCCCGGAGTGCTCTACAGGCTTCCCGACCACCCATGACCGGCATATGCAGGTCGAGAATAATGAGGTCAATTTCATCCTGTCTCTGTCTGAAAATGGAGAGGCCTTCCGTGCCGTTTACGGCACAAATGGTTTCATATCCCATGGAACGAAGCAGTGCTGAAAGTGTGGCTCGGATACTCTCTTCATCATCAATTACTAAGATTGTACCGGAGCCACCTCCTAAACCATCTTCTACGGTCTCTTTCTGTATAGATTCCTCAAACACCGGAAGGTAGATATGGAACACCGTACCTTTTCCTACTTCAGAACTCACCGTAATTTCTCCTTGGTGTTCCTGCACTGCACCGTATACTGCTGACATACCAAGGCCGGTTCCTTTTCCCTGTTCTTTGGTTGTAAAAAAAGGCTCGAATATTCGCTGTGTAATCTCCGGGGGCATGCCACAACCGGAATCACGCACGGAGATTTTTAGATATGCACCGGGGGAAATGTCAAAGGGAGAGGTCTCACAATACTCCGCATCGAGGATCTTGTTTTCAAGGGTGTAGGTAAGAGTACCTCCCTCAGGCATGGCGTGTGCAGCATTAATTCCCATGTTCATAAGGGCATTTTGTAGTATGGAGGCATCTCCTCGTACACAGGTTGTTGTGGCATGAGAATCAATTGAAATTGTGATAGACCGATCAATGGTATGAGATAAGAGGGAGACCGTATCATGCACTATGGTATCTACCTCTAGGGTTTCTTCTATTTTTGTGTCCTGCCGGGAAAAGGTGAGCAATTTACTTGTGAGACCACTGGCACGGTTGGCGGCGGTTAAAATAATATTGACATATTCGTGCTGATCATCAGTGAGGTTTGTCCAATCTTTCAAAAGCTCTGCCGCACCAATTATTCCTCCAAGGGCATTGTTGAAGTCGTGGGCAATGCCGCCGGCAAGTTGACCGACGGCATCCATTTTTTGTGATTGATTGAGCTGTGAACGAAGTGTTTTCTTTTCAGCAATCGCCTTTTTCATCTGTTTCTTCATAGTGGCATTCTCTATGACACGTTCAACCATTGTTGGAATACGATCAATCAGGTTGGTATCCTTAGGTACGTAGTCAGCAGCGCCAAGTTTCATTATTTCCACAGCAAGTTCTTCGTTTCCCTGACCGGTCATCATGATAAAGGGGGGAAGCTCACCGCGTTTTTTCAGGGTAAGCACCACCTCTTTCCCGCAGATATCGGGAAGACCGTAATCAATAAGCAAGAGTGAGGGCGCCAGGGTCTTCACTGAATGAAGCGCTGCTTTTCCACTGGAGGCATGTTCCACGCTGTACCCGACTCTTTTGAGGCTTCTTGCTATGAGGTGGCAAATCCCGGAGTCATCATCTACAACGAGGACTCTCTTTTCTTTCTGGGAGGCATTTTTTTCGGTGTCTCTTTTATGGCGTGCCAGCTCTTGAGAAGGTGATTCTATCTCTACAAACATGGTCGTAAAAAAGAGCTTTTCCGTAGAAAACACATGTACACGGTATACTCGGTTAAGTGGCTGACTATACTGCTCAAAGGTGTTTTCGCCACCTTGAAGGGCAATTTTTCCGTAAAAACCAATCCAATCGAAAGTTGACTGAGTAAGGGCCGGTAGTACCGTTTTAACGGTTTTCCCGATAATGTGAGATGCCGCAAGTCCGGTACACTTCTCAAAGGCCTCATTTACTTCGAGAAACTCGTAGTCGATGGGGATCCACTTCGTATCAAGGATAATACGATGGCGTGCATAGCCGACGATGGGGATTTTGAGCATTGAGTGGGAGATATTGACCACAGGACAGCCTCTAGAGTAAGATCGTATCAGTACAGGGTACCATTTCTATCATGCCGTGTCAATACATTTATCTTACACGGGGAAGGGCGTAGTATGGTGATGAGTGCCAAATTATTGATTTTATGTGTGGTGCAGCAAATCCTGTACGTGTTTTTTTATTCCATGTCTGTCCACAAAAAGCATGATGGATTATGCCTTGGTGAGGAGTAATTTTTTTAATACAAAAAGAGGGCCGGTCGATTGTACGACCGGCGTATCCTATGCGGTGATATCTGCAAGTTGTGTGGAAATATACCGTTCTCCCGAATCGGGGAGGATGACCACGATGGTCCGTCCCCTGTTTTCTTCCTTCGATGCGAGACGCCGGGCAGCTTCCACGGCTGCTCCGCTGGAGATTCCCACCAGAATACCCTCCCTTTGGGTTACCTCCTGGGCAGCGGCAAAGGCATCTTCATTGGTGACCCGTTCCACGGAGTCTATAATTTTTCTGTTGAGATTTTTAGGAATAAATCCGGCACCGATACCCTGTATCCGGTGCGGTCCCGGTCTGCCCCCCGATATGACAGGGGAGGCGTCGGGTTCAACGGCAACCATCTGTACGGAGGGCTTTTTCTTTTTGAGCACTTCGCCGATGCCCGTAATTGTCCCCCCCGTTCCCACTCCGGCGACCACAATATCAACAGCTCCTTTTGTATCCTCCCAGATTTCCACGGCCGTAGTACGGCGGTGTACCTCCGGGTTTGCGGGGTTTTCAAACTGCATGGGGATAAAGGCATTTTGTATCTGTGAACCCAGTTCCTTTGCCCGTTTTACCGATCCCACCATGCCTTCATTTCCCGGGGTAAGAACAAGCTCTGCCCCCAGCATCTGCACAAGCTTTCTTCTTTCTATGGACATGGTTTCCGGCATGGTAAGTATCAAACGATATCCCTTGGCAGCACAGATGAAGGCCAGGCCGATTCCTGTGTTTCCCGAAGTGGGTTCAATGACCACGCCCTGAGGTTTCAGTTTTCCCGCAGCCTCAGCTGCTTCTATCATGGATGCGGCAACGCGGCATTTTACACTGTTGAGGGGATTAAAGGATTCTACCTTTCCCAATATGCGTGCCGGGAGATCACGGGATATTTCCTGCAGGTGTACCAAGGGAGTTGCCCCCACGGCGTCTGTGATGTTCGTGTATATTTTTCCTCTGAATTCAGATGTTTTGCTGCTCATATGGAGTACTCACTTTCATGATCAATGTCATATTTAAACAGTTTTGAAATGCGCTGTTCCAGGTCTTCAAATTCCGGTGAAGAGCGTCTGCGGGGACGCTGGGTATCAACGGTAAATCGATTTCGTATGGATCCGGGGTTTGATGAAAACACCACCACTTCATCAGAAAGATATAGGGCTTCCTGTATGTCGTGAGTTACCAGAATAATGGTAACCCCCGTTGATTCCCACAACTCCAGAAGTTCATCCTGCAGCCGTTCCCTGGTGAGGGCGTCAACGGCGGCAAAGGGTTCATCCATCAATATGATTTTGGGTTCCACTGCTAAGGCGCGGGCCAGGGCAAGGCGCTGTCTCATGCCTCCGGAGAGTTGCGCAGGATATTTGTTGAGGGAGTTTTCCAGCCCCACTTTTTTTAAATAACCCAGGGCTTTTTCCTTTCGCAAACTACGGCGTACCCCCCGCATTTTCAGGGCAAAGACAACATTGTGCAGTACGGTCATCCAGGGAAAGACAGCATAGTCCTGAAAAATCACGGCGATATCATGCTTGGGTGCGTTTCGTATGAGACGGTTTGCAAGGGGAGATAAAAAACGGTATCTCCGGCGATAGTCCTCCATCTCTTTTCGTGTGGCCGGAAGGGGCTCCAAAACACGAACACCGTCAATATAGACTTCTCCTTCCGTGGGAGCCTGCAGACCCGCCAACACCTCCAGAAAGGTTGACTTACCACAGCCCGACGGCCCCAAAAGAGAAACAATCTTTCCACTCTCCACCGTGAGCGATACGGATTGAACCGCCGTCAATCCCTCGGCATTTCCGTCTTCATTTACCACGGAGAAAAATTTTGTTATTTTTCGGGCTTCAATCATGAACGACCTACTTTCCACAGTGCAAGCTTAATCTCAGTATATTTTAATATCTCAATCATCGTCCATCCTATTCCCCCTAAGAGCATCATGCAGGCCACCATGTGGGGGATCTGAAAAAAGTCCTTTGATTCCACAAGAAGAAAGCCGATCCCCGTTCTTCCTCCATTTGTTTCTGCTATGACAAGCATAACCAGTCCCATGGCAACACCGGTCTTGATACTCATAATAATTGCCCCCAGGGAGTGCCAGAAATAGACATTGAGAATGAGGGTGAGCTCACTGGCGCCAAGACTCCGTGCTGAGGCAAGGTAGCGTGGCTCCGTATCCTTTACCGCCTGATAGGTGTTGAAGAGTATGGGATAGAAGGCTCCCAGAAAGATGAGGAAGAGTTGCATGGGAAGGCCCACGCCAAAAAAGATGATGGTAATGGGTACCCATGCCGGGGGCGGCACCGGT
Coding sequences within it:
- the cysK gene encoding cysteine synthase A, giving the protein MSSKTSEFRGKIYTNITDAVGATPLVHLQEISRDLPARILGKVESFNPLNSVKCRVAASMIEAAEAAGKLKPQGVVIEPTSGNTGIGLAFICAAKGYRLILTMPETMSIERRKLVQMLGAELVLTPGNEGMVGSVKRAKELGSQIQNAFIPMQFENPANPEVHRRTTAVEIWEDTKGAVDIVVAGVGTGGTITGIGEVLKKKKPSVQMVAVEPDASPVISGGRPGPHRIQGIGAGFIPKNLNRKIIDSVERVTNEDAFAAAQEVTQREGILVGISSGAAVEAARRLASKEENRGRTIVVILPDSGERYISTQLADITA
- a CDS encoding ABC transporter ATP-binding protein; amino-acid sequence: MIEARKITKFFSVVNEDGNAEGLTAVQSVSLTVESGKIVSLLGPSGCGKSTFLEVLAGLQAPTEGEVYIDGVRVLEPLPATRKEMEDYRRRYRFLSPLANRLIRNAPKHDIAVIFQDYAVFPWMTVLHNVVFALKMRGVRRSLRKEKALGYLKKVGLENSLNKYPAQLSGGMRQRLALARALAVEPKIILMDEPFAAVDALTRERLQDELLELWESTGVTIILVTHDIQEALYLSDEVVVFSSNPGSIRNRFTVDTQRPRRRSSPEFEDLEQRISKLFKYDIDHESEYSI
- a CDS encoding ABC transporter permease, which gives rise to MNRYERKGTHLLLREGGIFLRNSLGSIFSREFITILIPLLLAWELLPRTEMVSSSLVPPLSDIGDAFGDLLANRDLLMHTRHSLTRFFLGLILAIFTAVPLGIFMGWNIFIRKHILPLFQLLAPVPPPAWVPITIIFFGVGLPMQLFLIFLGAFYPILFNTYQAVKDTEPRYLASARSLGASELTLILNVYFWHSLGAIIMSIKTGVAMGLVMLVIAETNGGRTGIGFLLVESKDFFQIPHMVACMMLLGGIGWTMIEILKYTEIKLALWKVGRS